The sequence below is a genomic window from Deltaproteobacteria bacterium.
TCGTCGATCTCATGAACGAACGCGCGCATGAGCTGGGGCTCAAGGACACCACCTACCACAGCCCGCACGGGCTCCCGCCCGGCAAAGGACAGGAGGCGGACCTGACCAGCGCGTACGACCTCGCCGTGCTCGCGCGCGAGTTGGTCAAATATCCTGAGATCATGAAGTGGGCCGGCACCAAGGAAACCACCTTTCGCGGCGGCGCCATGATTCTGCGTAACACCAACCGCCTGGTGCGCGACACCAATTGGGTCGACGGCCTGAAGACCGGCTTCTATCGCGAGGCTGGCTTCTGCGTAACCGCCACCGCGACGCGCAATGATGTGCGCCTGATCGCGGTCGTGCTCGGATCGACACGCAAGGAAGATTCGTTCAACGAAGCCGCCAAGCTGCTCAACAAAGGCTTCGCGACCTACAAGGTCATTCCGGCCGTGAAGAAGGGCGAGGTCGTGGCTAACGACGTGCCGGTGCAGCAGGGCAAACCGAAATTCGTCCGCATCGTCGCCGGCGATAGCGTGAACGTCTTGGCAGAGAAGACGGCCAAGCGCAGCTTCCAACTCGAACTCGCACTCAGCGGCCAACTCACCGCGCCGCTCGCCGTCGGCGCCAAAGTCGGCGACGTGATCGTGAAGGAAGACGGCAAGGAAATCGGCCGCGTGCCGGCAGTCACCGGCGACGCGGTAGAAAAAGCGACCGGCTTGCTGGAGCGATTCTTCTAGGCAGGTTCGAGGGTGCGGCGCGCGTCGGCGATTGCTGGGTTGCTGGGGACGCTGGCGCTGAGTTGCATCGGCACAGCGCAAGCGATCCCGTTGCTCGCCGACGCGAACTGCGATGGCATCGGCTCGGCGGCGGATTTCGTTGCCGCCTCGATCGTCGCGCAAGACACATTCGCGTTGCACGATTGCCGCGGCGCCGATCCGTTCTGCGACGGTCAGCTCACACCGCAGACGCAGGAACTCTTGCTCAACGACGTATTTCATCGGCTTGAGCTGCCCTGGACCCCGACGCCAACCAAGACGCCGACCACTACTCGTACACCGTCGCTCACACGGACGGCGACAGCGACCCGTACGCCCTCACAGACCGGGACGATCACGCTCACGGCATCGCTCACGCCAACACCGAGCGCATCACCCACCAACACGTCGCCGCCGACGCCAACGCGCACGGCGACTCCGTCCGTGACACCAACCAGCACCTTCACCCCGAGCGCTACCAGGACCCCCACCGGCATCGCGCAGCAGTTCGCTGGCACGTGGTCGGTGCATTGGGGACACGGCATCGAATCGGTCTGCTTCCTCGCCGGCATCGCCCAGCCCTGTCCGTTGTGCGTCCCCGACACCACGTACAAGGTGACCGCAGTGAACAGCCAGCTCGATGTGATCAATCAAGTGACGGGCGAGACTCTCGGCCGTGGATTGCCGATCGTATTCAACGGCAACGAGGGAACGGTAGTAACCCGGTTGACGCGGACGTTCGGCGATCCGTGTTTCGGCGTACTACCGCAGCAAGTCTTCGACTACGCACTGACCTTCGACATCAACGGCATCGGCACCGCGCTAGTGAATTGGAGCTATGGCGCAAACACCAACTGCGCAGTGTGCGAACCCCACGATACGGGAGCGATGCAGCGCATCGGCCCATAGACGGTCAGTCACAGCCCGAACTGCCGCGCGGCGTTGCCGCCCATGTAGGCAGCGGCGACCTCGTCGGTGACCTTCCACGTGTTCAAGTTCGCCAGCGCTTCCGACGGCTCGGAGGCGTCGTGATGCGGGTAGCGTGACCCCCACGCAGCGATGCCGCCGAAGATGTCGGGCAATCGCGCAACGCTCGACTCCCAAGTATTAAAGCCGACGAGGTACGGGCGCTGGAAGAAAAGTCGCTCGGGTTCGAGACTGACATCCTGGGTGGAACTCATGAGCCACAGGTAGGTCTCCGCCTTTTCGAGCGCGAGCGGCACCCACGACGCACCGGAGTGCAGGAAGCTGAGCTTGAGCGCGGGAAAGTCTTCCATGTGGCCGCAGAAGCAGAACGCGTTGAGCATGATCGCGTTGTCCATCGTCGGCGCCACCGACTCGGCGACACTGTGGCCGATGCGCAAGTAACCGGCGACGCGCTCGACGTACGAACCTTCGGACGTCCACTCGGGGTTGGTGTGACCGCTCGATGGATGAATGCAGGCAACGATGCCGAGCGCTTCGAGCCGCTGCCACAGCGGTTTGTAGTAGTCCTGGTTGGGAAAGCGATGATTGAAAAACGCCGGCCGAATGAAGACCGCACGAAAGCCCAGCTTGGCGACGCGTTCCAGCTCTCTGATTGCAAAGCTCACTTCCTGCATCGGCAGGATGGCGACTGGGATGAGCCGTTTCGGCGCCGCGCTGCAGAAGTCGCGCAGCCAATCGTTGTAGGCGTGGGCGAGGGCCGCGGCAGCGTCGGGGTTTTGCACCACCGGAAAGTACTCGGCGAACAACGTCGGGAACAGCACCGCGGTGTCGATCCCCATTGCGTCCATGTCCTTCAACCGCGCGGCCGGATCGTAGGCGCCGGAGTTGATCGGATGGCGCATGTCGGGATCAAGCGCGCCAATGTCTTCCGGCTTCATCCCCGGCTTCCAGATCGCCTGCCGGTTGATGCCGCTGGAGTTCATCTCCTTCGCCTGCGCGCCGTTCACGATGGTCACCGCCAGGCCAAGCTCGTCCACCTCGTGCCAGAACGCCGTGCGCGCCACCACACGGTACTCGCGATCGAGGTACTTCTCCCAAATCGCGGTGGGTTCGAGTACGTGACTGTCGCAATCGATGATCGGGAAGTGGGGCATGGGGCACAGCTCCAAGTTCAAAGCTCAAAGTTGAAAGCTCAAAGCCAGATTCCGTCCTCTGACTTGTCGCTTTCTACTTTCAGCTTTTGGCTAGGTTGAGGTTAGAAGTTCCTCAACATCTCCAACACGAAGCGTGGATCCATCTTGCTGACGCTGAAGCCGGTCTTGCCGTGCGCGCGCGGATCGGCTTCGGATTCGGCGAACGCGGCGATCTCTTCCGGCTTCGGAAACCAGTCGGGTCGCGGGATCTGCTTCGGCTCCTCGGTCACGAACATCTTGCCTTCGATGCCATAGAGCCGGCGCGCATTGCCCCCGAGCAATTTTTCCTGCACCGGACCCGGCACACCGATCTCGTTCATCTCACGCATCGCGCTCCACGAATCGGCGCCGTCGTGATGATACGCATCGGAGGACCAGATGCCGACGTTTTCGAAACGGTCCCACTGGCGGAACGTCCACGTCTCGTCCGACTCGAAGGCGATGGTGCACTGTTGATAGAAGGCTTCACTCGGCAGGCGGTCGGTCTTCACGCGCCGCTCGTTGGCGTACAGCTTGAACAATCGGTCGCAGTGTTCGAGCAGCTCGGGCACCCAACTCGAATTGGATTCGAAGATCGCCATTTTCAGTTTCGGATAGATGTCGAGGAAGCCGGAGAGAAGCACCTGCGCCAGCCAGGTCATGGCTTCGAAGATGAAACTGAGTGTCTGCCCATCGACCATGCGCCCGCCAATGAACTGATCGCCGGTGCGCATGATGAGTTCGCCCGGCGACACCGGCACCGGCCACGGCTCGGCCGGCAGCGCGGGGAACGTGTGCATGCCGACGACGATGCCGGTTTCTTCGAAGGCGCGGTAGACCTTGTCCATGGTGTTGCGGATCGTGCCGCTGCCGAGGATCGGGAAAATGCGATTGGGATATTGGCCGCGCGCATCGATCGGCCGCACCAGGGCCACGCGGAAGCCTTTCCTGGCGATGCGCTCCAGCTCCTGCACCGTGTACCCGGGATTTTGCAGCGGCAGCCAGCCGGCGGGAAACAAGCGGTCGGGAACGGCGGCGCAGAAGTCTGTCGCCCAATTGTTGTAGGCGCGCGTCAATGCATACGCACCCTCGGCGTTCTCGATGTACGGGAAGTTCGCAACCATCATCGTCGGAATGATGAGCACCTGATCGATGCCCATCAGGTCCATGTCCTTCAGGCGCGCATGCGGATCGTAAGCGCCGCGATGTTCGAGATAGGTTTTCTGATCGGGCGTCAGCGGCGTCTGCTGCAACTTGCGCATGATCTTCTTGTTCATGCCGGGGCCGGCGATGCAGATCGGATTGTAGCCGGGAAAATTGTAGCTGGCCCCACCGATCGCCACGGTGCGGCCGTTCAAGATCGCCTGCTTCTCGTCCTGCCAGTAGCTGTGCCGCACGAGGTCGCGGTACTGCGGTTCGACGTACTTGTTCCAGATCTCGTACGGATCGTTGATATGCGCGTCGCAATCGAACACCGGAAAGTTTTTCTTCAGCGGCGTCTTCGCCTGAGTCATCGCGTTCCTCCTGCGTGGGTGAATTACCTAGCCCCGATCGCTGTCGCGGCGCAACGTCAATCGACCGATCGAGCACCACGGCGATCATGAGTCGTGGGGCGAGTTCTCCTCGCTAACAACCTAACACTCGTAACAACCTAACAATCTATCTTCTCGGCTTGGCGCTCGACGCCACCGAAGCCGTACTCGCGCGCCGTTGCCAGCGCCTGGTCGAGCATGGTGCGGGCCCGGTCGCGGTCGCCGGGGCCATCGCGCCGCAACAGCATCTTCGCCCGCTCGACGCGGGTGACCGCGAGCCAGTAGGGCGCGCCGATGCGCTCGTGCATGGCGTGGGCTTCGGCGAAGTGCGCCTCGGCGTCGTCGTAGCGCTCGAGGGTTCTGGAAAGGAGACCGAGGTAGAGCGCCACAGAGCCGTTGACGACTCCGTGAATCCCTAACTGACTGTGCCAGGGGGCGAGGCGCTCGTACAGAACGACCGCAGCATCACGGGCCCCCAGGTGGGCGCACACTCGTGCGTAATCGATCATGGCTGCTATCCACCCCGGGCCGTAAACCAGTTCGGCGAAGCCGTTGGCGGCGTCGGAATCGAGCAGCCGACGAGCATCTTCATCGCGGTCGAGTTCACAGTAGAGTGCGGCGACCGTTGCCCGAACCCCCGACACCCCAGGATAGTCTGTGAGGGCGTGTTCGATGAGCGGCTCCAATTCGTCGAGGCGCCCCTGCATGCGACGAAGGTCCGAAACTTGAGCGCTGTAGATGAGAAGCGCGTCGGGTTGCCCGCTGGCCTGGCCGATCTCGAATCCTTCTGCAATGAGGCGCTCGGCGTCGGCGGCGCGCCCGTCCAGCAGTGCGCGAGTGGCCTGGTCCTGCTTGAGACTCCAGCGCCGAACCGGGAGACCGAGCTCGTCATTCAGTTCAGCCAAGATGGCAAGCTGCCGGTCTGATCCCGCGATGTCACCGGCCTCTCTCGACGCAGACATCAGGTGAAAATGGGCGGAATAGCGTTCCCGCAGATCGCCGAGCTGCTCGGCGAGAGCGACCCGCTCGGCCCCGGCCGCGAGCCGTTCGGCAAGTGTATCGGGGGCGTGAATAGCGTTGATGTACGCGTTCAGAACGCCTGCGAGGGTCCGGGGGTCGCCAAGCCGGCGCGCCATGGCCAGCGCCTCGTCCGCGAGAGATCTGAGCCGGTTACGGTCCGGTGCGAATTGGAGTTCTGAGACCAGCGTAGCGAGCAGATGCGCCCGCAGCGGCGTGTCCCCCGCCTCGACCGCGCCAAGTGCGGCGTTGAGTACCGCGACCCGGTCGCCATCGACGCCGCCTCCACCGCTATACCAGCCACGCGTATTCGCGACTGCGGCGCGGGCGAGTCGATCCGTGTCTCCGAGGCGTTGCGCTAGACGCGCCGCATCGAGCAGCGTCTGGCGGAAGCAGGCGTCACCGGCGTCGCGTTGCGCTTCGCCGAGACGGATCAGCAGCTCGCAGCACTGTTCATCATGGTCAGGAGGTGAGCTATCAGCGTTCTTGGGAGGGCGAGCCTCCCGGCGAGCCGGCTGCTCACCAAGCGGCTCGGCGGGAGCCTCGCCCTCCGCGAACAGTTCCAGTGCTCGTCGGTAGTAGACGACCGCCTGGTCATACGCCAGTCGCGTGCGGGCTTGGTCGCCGGCCCGGGTACTGTACTCGACGGCCTTGTCGATATCGCCGCCGACTGCGGCTTGCTGATAGTGGTGGGCGAGTGCCGTGACGTCATCGGGCCGGCGCACTTTGATGGCGTCAGCGATGCGGCGATGCAGGCGCACCCGCTTGCTCGCACTGACCTCGGCATACAGGGTCTCGTGCACCAACGCGTGCGCGAAGCGATAGGCATCGACGACGCCGGTCTCGTTGACCAGACGCGCCCGAACCGCCTCGTCGATTGCGTCCACGAGCGCTCCGTCATTGCCCTCACCCCGGCCCTCTCCCAGAGGGAGAGAGAGAAGAGACGCGAGCACACCCAGGTCGAAGTCGCGCCCGATCACCGCCGCCATGGACAATACCTGATTCGCAGCCGCGGAGAGTCGACTCAGTCGCCGGCCGATCACCTCTTTGACACCTTCGGGTATGCCGAACTGCCCGACGCTCTGATCACTCACCCAGCGGCCGTCGCGCTGAACCGGGGCACCGGATTCTGCGAGGTGGCGCAAGACCTCGCCGACGAAGAACGGGTTGCCTTCGGTTTCCCCATGAACGGCACGGACGAGCGCGTGACCGCGATTGTCCAGTTCGTGGCCGGCGGCTCCGACGATGAAAGCCTCCACACCGGCGAGATCCAGTCCGCGCAACGCAACGCGTTGCACCGTAGAGTCTTTGCGCAGATCGGCGAGCGTTTCCGAAAGCGGATGAGTGCGGTCCAGCTCGGTGTCGCGGTAGGTGGCGAGAATAAAGAAGCGCGCGGGCGAGCCGCCCGCGCTACCAGGTTGGGGGCCGGGTGTTGAGGGTTGGAAACGAAGAATGTGCCTGAGGAGCAGGAGCGTCGGCTTTGCGGCCCAGTGCAGGTCGTCGAGGATGAGGACGAGCGGACGCTCGCTCGACGCCGCGGCGAGCCAAGCCGCCACCGCATCGAACATGCGGTAGCGCTCTGTCTCCGCGTCCGATTGGAGCGGCGGCGGCAGAGCGGGGATCAGATCTGCCAGCTCAGGCAGCAAGCGCACAAGTTCGCCTGGATAGCGGCCGAGGCGTTCACGCAATCGTGTTGCCTCGGGAGGGCGAGGCTCCTGCTGAGGCGTGCCACGCGCGAGCAGCGGCTCCGCGGGAGCGTCGCCCTCACGGGAATCGGAGACAGAGTTTTCGACGAAGTACCGCAGCGCTTCGACGAATGGCTGGAAGGGCACGCCCAGCTCATCGTCGCAGCGCCCGTAGAGCACCGTTGCGCCCGCCGCGTGAGCCGTCGTGGCAGTCTCCGCCGCGAGGCGAGTCTTGCCAATTCCCGGCTCGCCGCCGATCAGCGCCACGGGCCGCGCACCGTCCTGGGCTTGCCTCCACAATTCGGCGAGCGCATCCAGTTCTGGCTGGCGGCCGGCGAAGGCGAATTGGCGGCCTGCCAATAGCACCGGCGGCATAGGAATCGCCGTCTCATCGGCCAGCGGCTCCCAGCCGACCTCACACGCGGCTACCGGAGCGTTCAGACCTTTCAAGATGAGTTCACCGACGCCCGTGAACATATGCCCCAGACCGCGCGATAAGACCCGCACGACCTCAGCAGCGAGGATCTGTCCCCCTTGGGCGGCGGCACAGAGCCGTGCGGCTTCGACTGCGGACAGGCCATAGATGTCGTTGCTCTCGCGCGTCACCTCGCCCACCGAGATGCCAATGCGCATCCGCAGAGGCGGGCAGGCAGCGACACCTGCCCCAACTGAAGCATGAGAGAGATGTGATTGAATGGGGCCGGTTGGCCTCCGTACCTGCCTAGTTTGCTTCTCGACCGCCTGCTGCATCGTCACGGCGCAGCCGACCGCATCGCCGACACTGGTGAAGCACACCATCAATCCGTCGCCGGTGGACTTCACTTCCGCCCCCCGGTGGGTCGCGACGGCGGAGCGCAGGACCTCGAAGTGGGCGCCGCGCAGCGCTTCGTACGCGTCGTGACCGAGGCGGTCAGCCAGTTCGGTCGAGCTCACGAGATCGGTGAACAACAGGGTGAGTGTCTCCGTACGCGCCACGCGCTTCCCTCTCTACCTACCCGTCCCGGTCAATCGGGACCGAGCATCGAACACTGCTGGCGACGCTGTCAAACGGAATCCCTGTAGCGGCTGTCGAACCGCGCTCGGCAGGCTTGCGCGATGCAGTCGTTGGAAATAGGAAGGAACATGCCCTCGCGCGCGCAGCCGAAGATCGCTCTGATCGGCGCCGGTAGCGTTGTATTCGCCAAGAACTTGATCGGCGATATCCTCATGTTCCCGGAGTTGGCGAATTGTCACATCGCGTTGATGGACATCGACGCGGCGCGGCTGCACACCGCTGAGCGCATGACGCAGAAGCTTGCGGCAGCGCTGAAGGTCGCGCCGACGATCACCGCGCACAGCGATCGCCGCGACGCGCTCCGTAACGCGGACTTCGTCATCAACACGATTCAAGTCGGCGGCTATCGCCCGTCGACTGTCGTCGACTTCGAAGTGCCCAAGCGGCATCATCTGCGGCAGACCATCGCCGACACGCTCGGCATCGGCGGCATCATGCGCGCGTTGCGCACCATCCCGGTGCTGATCGAGATCTGCCGCGACATGGAAGCGGTATGTCCCAACGGGTTGCTGCTGAACTACACCAATCCGATGGCGATGAACTGCTGGGCGCTGGCGCGTGCGACGCCGATCACAACCGTCGGGTTGTGCCACAGCGTGCAGGGTACGGCGATGGAGTTGGCGCGCGACATCGGCGTGCCGTACGGCGAGATCACGTATCAAGCCGCCGGCATCAACCACATGGCTTTCTATCTCCGCTTCGAGCGGCGTGGTGAGGATCTCTACCCGTTGATTCGCAAAGTCGTCCGCGACGGCCGCGTGCCCGACAACAATCGCGTGCGTTACGAGATGCTGATGCGACTCGGCTACTTCGTCACCGAATCGAGCGAGCACTTCGCCGAGTACACGCCGTACTTCATCCGCCGCGATCGGCCCGACTTGATCGAGCGCTTCAACGTACCGCTCGACGAATACATCACGCGCTGCGACTTCATGGATCAGTTGTGGGGCACCATGCGCGAGTTTTTTGAAGGCAATGAACCCATCGCCGACGTCGAGCGCAGCCACGAGTACGGCGCGCTGATCATCCACAGCATCGCGACGGGGAAGCCGCGGGTGGTCTACGGCAACGTTCCCAATCGCGGCTTGATCACCAACCTGCAGGACGGCTGTTGCGTCGAGGTGCCGTGTCTGGTGAACGGCAACGGCATCCAGCCCACGCGCATCGGCGACTTGCCGCCGCAACTCGCTGGCCTCATCATGACCAACGTGAACGTGCAGTCGCTCGCGGTCGAAGCCGCGCTCACCGGCAAACGCGAACACGTCTACCACGCCGCCATGCTCGACCCGCACACCGCGGCAGAGCTGACGCTCGACGAGATCTGGCAGCTCGTCGACGATCTGATCGCCGCGCACGGCGACAAGATCCCACAGCTGAAATGATCCCGCGGCTTCGCTGATGTTCCAGTCCCTCGACCACATCGTGCTGGCGGTCGCGGATCTCGAGACCGCGACGGCCGAGTATCGCACGGTGTTCGGCCGCGCTCCCTCGTGGCGCGGCAATCATCCCGACTACGGCACGCGCAACACGCTCTTCCGACTCGACAACACCTACGTCGAGTTGCTCGCCGCCGACCGCGGCGCGCACACGCCGTTCAGCGACATGGTGCGCGACGCGCTGGGAGACCGCAACGAGCGCCCGCTCGGGTTGGCCCTCGGCGTCGACGACATCAACGCCGCCGTCAACATCCTGCGCGGCCGCGGCTTGCGCGTCGCCAATCCGTCCGACGGAATGGGCGTCGATGAACGCAGCGGCCGGCGCCGAACGTGGCGCAATGCGCTGATGGATCCGACCACCGCGGGCGGCATGCGGTTGCTACTGATTCAACATACCTCGCCTCCAAAATTGTTGCCGCGGGCGTTGCCAATCGCCGACGACGCGTCGGTCTGCCTCGGCGTCGATCACGTGGTGATCTTCAGCAG
It includes:
- a CDS encoding D-alanyl-D-alanine carboxypeptidase, producing the protein MIRTTVRVAALALVALTLSAGTATARRTSRPNAEEGSGKPRGSAAPYHAYLLMDAGSGLVLAEENAHLKWPPASMTKMMLMLIVAEHVRDGANKWDEPVTTSRRASKMGGSQVYLKDGEVFPLNEMMQAIIIHSANDAALAVAEHIGGSSEAFVDLMNERAHELGLKDTTYHSPHGLPPGKGQEADLTSAYDLAVLARELVKYPEIMKWAGTKETTFRGGAMILRNTNRLVRDTNWVDGLKTGFYREAGFCVTATATRNDVRLIAVVLGSTRKEDSFNEAAKLLNKGFATYKVIPAVKKGEVVANDVPVQQGKPKFVRIVAGDSVNVLAEKTAKRSFQLELALSGQLTAPLAVGAKVGDVIVKEDGKEIGRVPAVTGDAVEKATGLLERFF
- a CDS encoding amidohydrolase family protein; the protein is MPHFPIIDCDSHVLEPTAIWEKYLDREYRVVARTAFWHEVDELGLAVTIVNGAQAKEMNSSGINRQAIWKPGMKPEDIGALDPDMRHPINSGAYDPAARLKDMDAMGIDTAVLFPTLFAEYFPVVQNPDAAAALAHAYNDWLRDFCSAAPKRLIPVAILPMQEVSFAIRELERVAKLGFRAVFIRPAFFNHRFPNQDYYKPLWQRLEALGIVACIHPSSGHTNPEWTSEGSYVERVAGYLRIGHSVAESVAPTMDNAIMLNAFCFCGHMEDFPALKLSFLHSGASWVPLALEKAETYLWLMSSTQDVSLEPERLFFQRPYLVGFNTWESSVARLPDIFGGIAAWGSRYPHHDASEPSEALANLNTWKVTDEVAAAYMGGNAARQFGL
- a CDS encoding amidohydrolase family protein; this translates as MTQAKTPLKKNFPVFDCDAHINDPYEIWNKYVEPQYRDLVRHSYWQDEKQAILNGRTVAIGGASYNFPGYNPICIAGPGMNKKIMRKLQQTPLTPDQKTYLEHRGAYDPHARLKDMDLMGIDQVLIIPTMMVANFPYIENAEGAYALTRAYNNWATDFCAAVPDRLFPAGWLPLQNPGYTVQELERIARKGFRVALVRPIDARGQYPNRIFPILGSGTIRNTMDKVYRAFEETGIVVGMHTFPALPAEPWPVPVSPGELIMRTGDQFIGGRMVDGQTLSFIFEAMTWLAQVLLSGFLDIYPKLKMAIFESNSSWVPELLEHCDRLFKLYANERRVKTDRLPSEAFYQQCTIAFESDETWTFRQWDRFENVGIWSSDAYHHDGADSWSAMREMNEIGVPGPVQEKLLGGNARRLYGIEGKMFVTEEPKQIPRPDWFPKPEEIAAFAESEADPRAHGKTGFSVSKMDPRFVLEMLRNF
- a CDS encoding AAA family ATPase; translated protein: MARTETLTLLFTDLVSSTELADRLGHDAYEALRGAHFEVLRSAVATHRGAEVKSTGDGLMVCFTSVGDAVGCAVTMQQAVEKQTRQVRRPTGPIQSHLSHASVGAGVAACPPLRMRIGISVGEVTRESNDIYGLSAVEAARLCAAAQGGQILAAEVVRVLSRGLGHMFTGVGELILKGLNAPVAACEVGWEPLADETAIPMPPVLLAGRQFAFAGRQPELDALAELWRQAQDGARPVALIGGEPGIGKTRLAAETATTAHAAGATVLYGRCDDELGVPFQPFVEALRYFVENSVSDSREGDAPAEPLLARGTPQQEPRPPEATRLRERLGRYPGELVRLLPELADLIPALPPPLQSDAETERYRMFDAVAAWLAAASSERPLVLILDDLHWAAKPTLLLLRHILRFQPSTPGPQPGSAGGSPARFFILATYRDTELDRTHPLSETLADLRKDSTVQRVALRGLDLAGVEAFIVGAAGHELDNRGHALVRAVHGETEGNPFFVGEVLRHLAESGAPVQRDGRWVSDQSVGQFGIPEGVKEVIGRRLSRLSAAANQVLSMAAVIGRDFDLGVLASLLSLPLGEGRGEGNDGALVDAIDEAVRARLVNETGVVDAYRFAHALVHETLYAEVSASKRVRLHRRIADAIKVRRPDDVTALAHHYQQAAVGGDIDKAVEYSTRAGDQARTRLAYDQAVVYYRRALELFAEGEAPAEPLGEQPARREARPPKNADSSPPDHDEQCCELLIRLGEAQRDAGDACFRQTLLDAARLAQRLGDTDRLARAAVANTRGWYSGGGGVDGDRVAVLNAALGAVEAGDTPLRAHLLATLVSELQFAPDRNRLRSLADEALAMARRLGDPRTLAGVLNAYINAIHAPDTLAERLAAGAERVALAEQLGDLRERYSAHFHLMSASREAGDIAGSDRQLAILAELNDELGLPVRRWSLKQDQATRALLDGRAADAERLIAEGFEIGQASGQPDALLIYSAQVSDLRRMQGRLDELEPLIEHALTDYPGVSGVRATVAALYCELDRDEDARRLLDSDAANGFAELVYGPGWIAAMIDYARVCAHLGARDAAVVLYERLAPWHSQLGIHGVVNGSVALYLGLLSRTLERYDDAEAHFAEAHAMHERIGAPYWLAVTRVERAKMLLRRDGPGDRDRARTMLDQALATAREYGFGGVERQAEKIDC
- a CDS encoding alpha-glucosidase/alpha-galactosidase, yielding MPSRAQPKIALIGAGSVVFAKNLIGDILMFPELANCHIALMDIDAARLHTAERMTQKLAAALKVAPTITAHSDRRDALRNADFVINTIQVGGYRPSTVVDFEVPKRHHLRQTIADTLGIGGIMRALRTIPVLIEICRDMEAVCPNGLLLNYTNPMAMNCWALARATPITTVGLCHSVQGTAMELARDIGVPYGEITYQAAGINHMAFYLRFERRGEDLYPLIRKVVRDGRVPDNNRVRYEMLMRLGYFVTESSEHFAEYTPYFIRRDRPDLIERFNVPLDEYITRCDFMDQLWGTMREFFEGNEPIADVERSHEYGALIIHSIATGKPRVVYGNVPNRGLITNLQDGCCVEVPCLVNGNGIQPTRIGDLPPQLAGLIMTNVNVQSLAVEAALTGKREHVYHAAMLDPHTAAELTLDEIWQLVDDLIAAHGDKIPQLK
- a CDS encoding VOC family protein, whose product is MFQSLDHIVLAVADLETATAEYRTVFGRAPSWRGNHPDYGTRNTLFRLDNTYVELLAADRGAHTPFSDMVRDALGDRNERPLGLALGVDDINAAVNILRGRGLRVANPSDGMGVDERSGRRRTWRNALMDPTTAGGMRLLLIQHTSPPKLLPRALPIADDASVCLGVDHVVIFSSDLNATLRLWSDTFRIPEQWRRDFPERGTRNVGLLLGDITIEIIMRTDQVPGTIADRLWGVAYQVFDVDRAVARLRAANLEVDDPRPGLAEGTRVATLRRKGTATLLLARDATRPSSG